In Lutra lutra chromosome 6, mLutLut1.2, whole genome shotgun sequence, the following are encoded in one genomic region:
- the LOC125102453 gene encoding FUN14 domain-containing protein 1 yields MATRNPPPQEYESDDESYEVLDLTEYARRHHWWNRVFGHSSGPMVEKYSVATQIVMGGVTGWCAGFLFQKVGKLAATAVGGGFLLLQIASHSGYVQIDWKRVEKDVNKAKRQIKKRANKAAPEINNIIEEATEFIKQNIVISSGFVGGFLLGLAS; encoded by the coding sequence ATGGCGACCCGGAACCCCCCTCCCCAAGAGTATGAAAGTGATGACGAGTCTTATGAAGTATTGGATTTAACTGAGTATGCAAGAAGACACCATTGGTGGAATCGAGTGTTTGGCCACAGTTCCGGACCTATGGTTGAAAAATACTCGGTAGCCACCCAGATTGTAATGGGTGGAGTGACTGGCTGGTGTGCAGGATTTTTGTTCCAGAAAGTTGGAAAGCTTGCAGCAACTGCAGTAGGTGgtggctttcttcttcttcagattGCCAGTCACAGTGGCTATGTGCAGATTGACTGGAAGAGAGTTGAAAAAGATGTAAACAAAGCGAAAAGACAGATTAAGAAGCGAGCAAATAAGGCAGCACCTGAAATCAACAATATAATTGAAGAAGCAACAGAATTTATCAAACAGAACATTGTGATATCCAGTGGATTTGTGGGAGGCTTTTTGCTAGGCCTTGCATCTTAA
- the MCCD1 gene encoding mitochondrial coiled-coil domain protein 1 isoform X2 — protein sequence MVLPLPWLSCCCRRLLLPSWTLAPQGSWRCCSQSPKASTEEQTSSTCSGKGPRPGPTAELAQAEELLEQQLELYQALLEGQEGAWEAQALVLKIQKLKEQMRRHRESLGDA from the exons ATGGTACTCCCTCTGCCCTGGCTCTCATGTTGCTGCCGTcgcctcctcctgccttcctggaCCCTGGCCCCCCAGGGCTCCTGGAGGTGCTGCTCCCAGAGCCCCAAGGCAAGCACAGAAGAGCAAACCAGCTCCACGTGCAGTGGGAAG GGTCCCCGGCCTGGCCCCACAGCTGAGCTGGCTCAAGCCGAGGAATTGCTGGAGCAGCAGCTGGAGCTGTACCAGGCCCTACTGGAAGGGCAAGAAGGGGCCTGGGAAGCCCAGGCCCTGGTGCTCAAGATCCAGAAGCTGAAGGAACAGATGAGGAGACACCGAGAGAGCCTAGGAGACGCCTAA
- the MCCD1 gene encoding mitochondrial coiled-coil domain protein 1 isoform X1 encodes MVLPLPWLSCCCRRLLLPSWTLAPQGSWRCCSQSPKASTEEQTSSTCSGKIRSSPRGPRPGPTAELAQAEELLEQQLELYQALLEGQEGAWEAQALVLKIQKLKEQMRRHRESLGDA; translated from the exons ATGGTACTCCCTCTGCCCTGGCTCTCATGTTGCTGCCGTcgcctcctcctgccttcctggaCCCTGGCCCCCCAGGGCTCCTGGAGGTGCTGCTCCCAGAGCCCCAAGGCAAGCACAGAAGAGCAAACCAGCTCCACGTGCAGTGGGAAGATAAGGTCATCCCCAAGG GGTCCCCGGCCTGGCCCCACAGCTGAGCTGGCTCAAGCCGAGGAATTGCTGGAGCAGCAGCTGGAGCTGTACCAGGCCCTACTGGAAGGGCAAGAAGGGGCCTGGGAAGCCCAGGCCCTGGTGCTCAAGATCCAGAAGCTGAAGGAACAGATGAGGAGACACCGAGAGAGCCTAGGAGACGCCTAA